DNA from Anaerolineae bacterium:
CACGGCCAGGAGCACGTTCATGGTTGGTCCGGCAGCGAACACGATGAAGCGCTGCCAGGGCGCCTTGGCCGCCAGGCTACCCGGGTCCTCGAAGCCTCGCTCTTCGCCGGCCATGCGCACGAACCCGCCAAAGGGTAGCCAGTTGAGGGTGTACTTGACCCCGTTGCGTTCGAAGAGAACCAGCATGCGAGGAGGGTAACCGAAGCCGAACTCCTCCACCCGCACCTTCATCCAGAGGGCGGCCAGAAAGTGCCCTAACTCGTGGGCGAACACCAGTATGCTCAAAAGCGGGATCACGGCGAGCCACTCGAGCCCGCTCGGCCAGCGCAACAATGCGTCCATCTAGCTCCTTCCCTGCTCCGCCAAAGGGCGTAAGCCTGATGTTAGCCCATCGCTGTGGCCGCAGCAAAGCGGCGCCGCCACGCGGGCACGCTCCCGGTTCGAAGCAGACGGTGCTGGCGAGGGTCCTTCTGGCTGTCACCGCGAGTGGCGCAGGTAACGCTCTTCCTGAGACGGGCCACGATTACCGCTCACCGACACGCAGGTGTAGAGGTACGCCACCGCGCCTGCCCACGCCGTGGGCTCGTGCTGGGTCTGCCACCGGCGCGTGCACTCTAGTTTCTCGAGCCACTCTGAGGGATCTCGCCTCTCCCTCCCTTTTTTACCTTTCGTTTACGCGGGCCGCCCTAACGGGGGTGGCATCTCTGCCGATACAACAACGGGAGTCGCTCCGCTCCGCGCCTGCCAGTGGTCGGGGGAACGTATTCCCGGCGTCACTTATCACAGCCAGTCACGAGGTCGCTGGTTGGAGCCACCAATGAGGGCGAATGCCGCCCTCCCCTCCATAGTGCCCCGCGTTATCCTGCGCCTGGGGCTTGTGATCGCCATTCAAATAGTGGTGGTGGGGCTTTTGGCGTTGGCTGCCCCCCGCACCCTGGCTTCTCTCGGGCACTACGTGGTGGGCACCCCTTCGCGAGCCCTCACCGCGGCGGTGGAGCACCGCGGGCGGGACCGGGCGGAGATGGCTCGGCTGCTGGCGACCGCCCTAGTGGACGAGGAAGGCTTGCGAGCTGCCTCAGCAGCTTCTCCGGTTGCGCTGCTGGCTCTGCGCCAGGGGGACGCCACGCCGACAGTCTGGGCCGATTGGCCTTCGGGTTGGCCCGAGGTCGTTCCCTCAGCGGTGAGACAGTGGCTGGCCGACCGATCTGGCGACTCCGAGCCGCTGTGGTGCACGGTGTACCACTCGGGCAGGCTCTTCATCGTCGGCGCAGCATCGTGGGGGGCGGAGGGCGACTGGCTGGTGGTCGTGGCCGACGAGACGGAGGACCTCGGGGAGGTGGCGGCCCGGGTGGCGGGGGCCAGAGCGTTCTCGGTCGTGGCCGCCGCCGGCTGGGAACCCGAGGGCACGGTATCGTTGGCCGAGATCACTAGCGGGCTGGTGCACGTGGTGCTGCCAGTGCCGGGCAGTGTAGGAGATCCCGGGCTGCTTTCCTTCGACCTCCCCACGGGCGGCATCGGCGCCCCGCTCCGGGCCGGCGCGATCATCCTCCTGGCCAGCGTGCTTCTGGTGGCCGGGGCACAGACCCTGGCTTTCACCAGCACCTACGTCCAGCTCATGCAGCCCTTCCGAGAGGTGTTGCGAGCCCTGGATGCCTACGCTACCACGGGAAGATGGGAACCGCCCCGAGGCGAGTTCCAGGAACAGCAGATGGCGGTGATGGCCATCAGCCGCGCTGTGGAGGCGAGAGAGCGAGCAGAGAAAGAGGCTCGGGCCAGGCTGGAGGAGCTGCGAGCCTTTGTGGACGCATTGCCGGCTCCGGCTGGGGTGAAGGACGCCGACCTGCGCTATCGCCTGGTCAATGCAGCGCTGACGCGGCTCATAGGGTGCCGGCCGGAGGAGCTCATTGGGAAGACAGATGATGAGATCCTCCCGGAAGACCTGGCCCGAGTATGCACCGACCACGACCGCCAGACCATCGAAAGCGGGCAGACTCTGCAGTTTGAGGAGTTCGCTGAGCTGGAAGGCCAGCGACACGTCTTCCGAATAGTAAAGGCGCCTCTGAGGGACTCGGAGGGGACGGTTTCGGGGCTTGTCAGCGTTGGGGTTGACATCACCAGAGAGCGGGAGATCCAGGCTCGCTTGGCGGAGGCGCAGAAGGCGCAGATGATGGGGCGCCTGGCCGGGGGAGTAGCCCACATCTTCAACAACATCTTGACTGCCATCATCGGGTCCTCAGAGCTGGCTCTGCTGGAGCTGGGGGCAGGACATCCGGCGCGCCCGGACATCGAGGAAGTCAAGGCGGCGGCCAACCGAGGGGCTCGGGTGAGCCGCCAGCTTCTCTTCCTGGGGCGGGGCCACCCGGGAGGCGAAGGGCCCACCCGAGTACACGAGGTGCTGGACGATCTCCTACCAGTGCTGAAGGAGATGGCGGGCACTCAGGTAGAGCTCGAGACGGCGGTGGCGCCCGAGCTGCCTCCGGCGCTGGTGGGCGCCGGAGAGCTCAAGCAGGTGCTGCTGAACCTGGTGCTGAACGCGACAGAGGCCATGCCCGACGGCGGGCGACTCCTGATTGAGGGATGTGTCTGTCAGCCTCCGGCCGAGGCGGTGCGCATCGAGCCAGCCCTGAGTCAAGGTGCGGTGGTGGTGCTCAGGGTGGCCGATACTGGGACTGGCATTGGCCCTGGGGTCCGGGAACACGTGTTCGAGCCCTTCTTCACTACCAAGGGTGCCGCCGGGGGGCGCGGTCTGGGGCTGGCGGTGGTGCAGAGCATCGTCCGCAGCTACCGGGGTGCGGTGCTCTTCCGATCAGAAGAAGGGCGTGGCACCTGCTTCGAGGTCTATCTCCGGAGCCAGGCCGAGCCCGAGGTGAGGACGGATCGAGGGGCGGCGACCGGAACCGGAGTGCCTCAAGGTCACGAGGTGATACTGCTGGCGGAAGACGAGCCCAGTGTGCGTCAGCTGACCGAGAAGATGCTGGCTTCCCAGGGCTACACCCTTTGGACGGCGACTCGGGGAGACGAGGCCCTGGAGCTGGTGGAGTCCAGGGGACAGCCGCCCGATCTGCTCCTGACGGATGTGGTCATGCCGGGGATGAGTGGCGTGGAACTGGCGCTGGCCCTGCGGGACCGTTACCCGGGAATGCGAGTGCTGCTCATGTCGGGCTACGCTAGTGGCCACGATGGCGAGGACCTGCAGGGCTTCCCCCTACTGTGGAAACCCTTCACCCTGGACAGTCTCACCCAAAGGGTCCGCAGCCTCCTGGATAGCTGACTGGCTCAGTCCTCCTCCGGTAGGACCGCCACCTCCGCGTCCTCGACCAGTTCCGCGAAGCGATGGGCGTCGTCCAGCTCCCCGACGACGCGCCCGTAGTGCATGGGTACCACGATGCGCGGCTTGAGTCGGTGAACGGCGGCCGCCGCCTCCTGGACGTTCATGGTGTAGGTGCCGCCTATGGGCAGCAAGGCGACGTCCACCGCCAGGCCGGCCATCTCGGGGATGAGATCAGTGTCACCGGCGTGGTAGACTCGCACTCCGTCGAGGGTGACTATGTACCCCACGCTATCGGGGGATTCCGGATGGAAGCTCTTGCCTACATTGTAGGCGGCCACCACCTGGACCTCCAGGCCCAGAACGGTGAGACGGTCTCCCACCTTCACGGCCCGCACGCGCTCGGGATCGCGGCCGAGCTTGTCCAGGCAGGGCCGAGGGGCCACCACGATGGTATCCGGTTTGGCGACGCGCTCCACGTCCTCGGCGGAGCAGTGGTCGTGGTGGGCATGGGTGATCAGAATCAGGTCGGCCTTGGGTGCTCCTGGCTTGATCTCCCAGGGATCGAAGTAGAGCACCTTGTGGTCTATCTCAATCCGGAATGTGGCGTGCCCCAGCCAGTGAATCTCCGGTAGCAGCCCTTCAACCATACCTGCCTCCCCCGGAGGGCGCGGGACGGCCCCCCGTCTGAGCGCACGCCATTCTAGCCCCGTGCCGTCCCACTGGTCAAACGGCCTTTGGCAGCAGGAGGCTAGGGCGTTATCGAAGTGCTGCGGCAGGCCACCAGAGATGCCTATCGGAGCCAGGCTGGGCGCTATCGGACGCTGCATCGCCTCTGTTCCCTGCCTGCTGGCTGGCCGGTGGTGGTACCTGGCCCACGCCAGATGGCAGCTCGCCCAGCACTGGCTGGGCTCTGAGAAGGCCTTAAGCAGGAGGCAGGCGCGCGGCCACAAGGGTGAGCGATGTGCTATAATGGTCAGGAGGTGCCGGACTTGTCCGGAGGCGGGAAGATGGACGAGTGGGGGCGAGGGTTCTCGCCCCTTTTTGTGGTGAAAGCGAGCAGGAGAGTTCGGCATGCGCATCATCGAGGTGGAGACGACCGCGCGCAGCCAGCTGGTGGATGTCACTCGTCAGGTAGCGGAGGTGCTCGCGGAGGAAGGGAGCGAGCGGGACGGTGTGTGCCATGTGTTCGTCCTCCATACCACGGCCGGGATAACTGTCAACGAGAATGCCGATCCGAGCGTCGGCCGTGACTTGCTGGCCCACCTGGACCGGCTGGTGCCTTGGGACGGTCGGTACGCCCATAGCGAGGGCAACTCGGCGGCTCACATCAAGGCCAGCCTACTGGGATCGAGCGTCTCCGTGCCGGTGCGGGGTGGGAGGCTGGTGCTAGGCACCTGGCAGGGCATCTTCCTGGCCGAGTTCGATGGCCCGCGGCGGCGACGCCTGGGGATCCAGTTGGTGCAGGGGAGCCCATGAGCGCGGTGCTTTCTCGTGAAGTGCTGGACCGCATGCTGGCCGGCGTGGAGAAGCCGGCCCGCTATACCGGCGCCGAATGGAACAGCGTGGTGAAGCCCTGGGAAGGGGCGCGCGTCCGGATGGTGCTCGCCTTCCCCGACGTCTACGAGATCGGTATGTCCAACTTGGGATTGATGGTGCTCTACGACCTGGTCAACGCTCGGGAGGACATGCTGGCGGAGCGGACGTACGCGCCCTGGCCTGATATGGCGGCGGCCATGCGGGCTCAGGGAGTGCCTCTCTACTCCCTGGAGAGCCGCCGGCCGCTGACGGATTTCGACGTGGTGGGCTTCTCCCTGGGCTACGAGCTCAACTTCACCACCGTTCTGGAGATGCTGGACCTGGCGGGGCTGCCGCTGCTGGCGTCGGAGCGGGACGACACCATGCCGCTGGTGATAGCGGGCGGCAGCGCCTGCTACAACCCGGAGCCGATGGCGGACTTCTTCGACCTGGTAGTGATCGGGGACGGCGAGGAAGCGCTGCTGGAACTGGGAGAGCTCTACCGGGACTTCGGCCGCAGCCCGGTGGCCGAACCCGGCAGCCGGGCCCACCGTGCCCGGTTCCTACGGGCGGCTGCAACGCTCGCTGGGGTGTACGTGCCGGAGCTGTACCGCCCCCGATATGACGAAACGGGGTGCTACCAGGGGCTGGAAGCTGTCGCCCCCGAGGCCCCCGACAGAGTGACCGCTAGGGTGGTGCGCCCCCTACCTCCTCCCCCGACGCGCCCCGTGGTACCCTACTTGGAGACGGTGCACGACCGGGCGATGGTGGAGGTCCGCCGGGGGTGCGGTCGGGGATGCCGTTTCTGTCAGGCAGGGATCATCTACCGGCCGGTTCGGGAGCGGCCGGTGGCCGAAGTAGAGGAAGCCGCGGCACGCATCATAGCCAGCACCGGGTATGACGAACTGGGACTGCTGTCCCTCAGTACCTGCGACTACCGGCCCATAGAGCAGCTGCTGGAGAGGCTCATAGCCCGCTTCGGAGAGGAAGTGGCGATCTCTCTTCCCTCACTGCGGCTGGATTCCTTCTCGGTGAAGCTGGCCGACATGGTGCAGCGGCGGCGGCGCACGGGGCTGACCTTCGCCCCCGAGGCAGGAACGCAGCGGCTTCGGGACGTCATCAACAAGAACGTGACCGAGGATAACCTGAGAGAGGCGGCGGAAGCCGCCTTCAGCCACGGCTGGCAGCGGATCAAGCTGTACTTCATGGTGGGGCTGCCCACCGAGACCGATGAGGACGTAGAGGGCATCGCCCGGCTAGCGCGGGAGGTGCTGGCCATCGGTCGCCGGCATCACGGCCGCCGGGCGCGGGTGTCGGTCAGCGTGAGCACCTTCATCCCCAAACCGCACACTCCCTTCCAGTGGGCTCCGCTGGTGAGCGATGACGACCTAGAGCGACGCCAAGGCATCCTGCGCCGAGGTATGCGCGGGCAGGGGCTGGAGCTGGCCTGGCACGACGTCCGCGCCACCTACGTGGAGGCGCTGCTGGCCCGGGGCGACCGGCGCCTGGGCCCGGTGATCCGACGCGCCTGGGAGCTGGGGGCACGGTTCGACCCTTGGGAGGAGCACTTCCGCCCGGAAGCTTGGCGGCGCGCTCTCAAGGAGACTGGCGTAGATGGCGACCGGTTCGCTCGCAACGGCTACGACATGGGGCAGGCTCTGCCCTGGGATCACGTAGACACCGGCGTCAGGCGCTCCTTCTTGGAGCGCGAGTGCCGCCGGGCCCTGGGCGCGGAGCGCACTCCCGACTGCTTCGAGGCCTGCTCCGCCTGCGGGGTCTCCGGTCGTTACGGAGTGGCCTGCTGGGAGTGATGATGGAGGACAGGCATCGCTACGAGATCCGATTCGGACGCGGGCACGCCATCAGGTTCATCTCCCACCTGGACCTGATGCGGGTCTGGGAGCGGATGTTCCGGCGCGCCCGCCTGCCGATAGCCTACTCCCAGGGGTTCAACCCTCGGCCCCTGATCACCTTTGCCGCGCCCCTCCCGGTAGGGGTGTTGTCTCGGGGGGATCTGCTAGAGGCCGCTTTGGGGGGGTTGGTGCCGGAGGAAACCGTCCTACAGGCGCTCCGGGCTCAGGCCGTGCCCGGCCTGGAAGTAGAGGAGGTGACTGCTGTACCGGGCCGGCGACGGTCACTGCCGGCCCGTATGCGGGAGGCCCGGTACGAGATCGAACTGGAAGAAGCCACTGAAGGAACCGTCCGCGGGGCCATCGCAGCGCTCCTGGCGGCCCCCTCGATCCCGGTGCGGACCGACCGCGGGGACCGGGTGCGCGAGTACGACCTGCGGCCGCTGGTGCTTGAGCTCGAGTATCGGGGCGAACCAGATCCCTGCCTACTGGCTCGCCTCCGGCACGATCCTCAAGGCACCGGCAGGCCGGACGACCTCCTGCGCGCCCTGGGGTACGACCCAGCGGCGGCCCGGATCACCCGCACCGAGCTGGTTCTGGCGCCGGCGGAAGAGCGGTGATGGGAATGCCTCCACCGGCGACCGCCGGGAGCACGCGCGACCGGGCGCCATGGCCGGCGCCTGTGGCCCAGGGTGCGGAGCTCAGGGGTGTGGCCCCTCGTCGGTGACCTCCTCGGGGGTCGCCGCCGCGCGCCGCCGGCCGCGCTTCGTCCTCTCCCGCGGGCGCCGGGGACACAGCTCCGTCAGTCCGGTTCGCCCGGCTCTCCGGTCAGGAGTTGCCTCACTCGAGACAGCGCCAGCCGCGGGCTGGTCAGGACGGGCACGGGCAGGGCTCTAAGGTCCTCTGCGAGCAGGGCCTGGGCTGCCGAAGCCTGGGCCATGACGATGACGTCGCTCTGGGCTGCCAGCCTGGCGACCGCCGCTCGTACTGCCCGGTCGTGCTCATCTTGGCGGCCCTCCCGGGCAGCGGCCATAGCATCGGCTTGCAGGGAAGCCACCACTTTCACCGGACGACCCAGGGCCTGGGCTCGTTGCCGCACCAGGTCGCCGACCGACTGGAGGGTGGCGGCCACGGTGGCGAACACTCCGATGCGGCTGCCTACCTGGAGGGCACGATCCACCATGGGTTCATCCACTTTGAGCATGGGGATGTCGAGCAGCGGCGCCGCTAGATCCACGGCAGGGCTCATGGCGGAGCAGGTGAGGAGGATGGCGTTGGCTCCGTCCGCCTGGGCATTGGCGGCCAACTCCACCACTCGTAGGCACATAGTGGACGTGACCCGGCCCTCGGCGATGATGCGGGAGAGGAGCCCCTCGTCCACCAGGTGAAAGACGGAGATGTGGGGCAGAAGCTCGCCGGCGAGGGCGGCGAACGAGGGCACGATGCCGGCCACGGTGTGTATCATCGCCAGCGTCTTGGCCATCTGACCTCACTCTGGGGAAGGTCCCCCGGCTGTAGCTGCATGGAAGGACGTCCTAGAGCACAGTGGCGCGGATGCCGCTGAAGCGAGAGAACTCCTCCAACTCGACTCGCAGGTCGCCCCGCACCAGGTGTACGTGGTTGGCGTGCAACACCGGCAGCAGATCCTGCGGCTCCACGCTCAGCTGCAGGAAGGCATGAGGCCATACCGTCGAGCTGCCTTCCACCTCCCCCAGGGGAAGGTTCATGGCCTCCCCGCCGGCGATCAGCATGCGATAGCCCTGGGGATCGCGAGTCAGGCGGGCCAGGGTCACAGGACCGGAGTCGAAGACCAGGCACACATGGGCTCCCCCTCCGAGGTACTTGGCCGTGCATGGGGTGAACGCGGTGCGGCCCAGGCAGGCCTCCATGCTGCCACCGGTGCAGGCGAAGCAGGTGGGTGCCGCCCCGCAATTCGATAGCACGTACACTGCTCGCGAGGCGTCGTAGAAACGCAGGTCCAGAAGGGCGGTGGGCAGGCTGGAGACCAGCTTCATCACCAGCATGGTCAGGGCGCCGTCGGCATCCGCCTCACAGGAGGTGGGAATGGGTTCCTTCTCTCCCTCCCAGTCGTAGGGATCGTTCATGAGGGCGGCGGTCAGGCACTGGGTCACCTGGAACTCGCTCATCTCGTAGTGACACTTGAGGGCCACTGCGTCCCAGCCGAGTTCGCGAACGATTTGCTTGGTGGCCAGGTAGTGCCGCACCTGCGTGGCCAGTTTCCCTGGGGTCAACTGCTTCCCGTCGTGCAGGATCTGCACGTGCGCGTGCAGCCAGTCCAGGCCGGCCTTCACCGCCTCATCCGGTACCAGCCGGGCGCGGCGCACGATCTCGATCTGGTCGGCGTGATCGAGGTCCACTCCGAACTGGGACTGCCAGGCGGCACCGTCGGCGGCAGTGGTGTAGAGCCCCATGCTCCGTCCGCCCAACTGGCCCACCACCCTCCCGCGCAGGGCCGTCACCGCCCCGGCGCCACGGCAGAACGCCAGTATCCGCCGCTGCACCTCCGGGTCCTCGAGCTTCCCCCAGATACGGCCGTGGGGCACGCCGATCTGGGTCAGTCCGCCACCGATGGTGAGGAGCCCCACCAGAGCCGGATACTCGGGCTCCCAGGGCGCAAAGAGCAGGGTGGGGAGCCCCAGATCGCGCACGAGAGAGACGGCGTTGTGTGGGAATCCGAACACGGGCTGACAGACTGTGAGCGCCTGCGCTCTCTGGGCTCGCAGCTCAGCCGCGACGGCCCGCGCTTCCTCGGGAGAGTGGATCGGCTCGCTTCGCAGCACTTCCGCGCCGCACTCGGAGGTCAGAAAGGCTGCCAGCCGCTGCACGTGAGCGGCGATGACGGGCAAGAGCCCCTGATGAACACGCTCACGCCCGTCGGATACGGTTACGATCCCGACTCTCATGGTGTGTGTAGTCTCCAGTCAGGTCTGCGCTTCGTGGTAGGAACTCCCGCCTGGCCCAGTGGCACTCTCTCGCTGCGCTGAACCACGCTGATCGCAGGAGATAGTGACGCTAGAGCAGCGGAGATCAGCGTGACGCCAGCGGGATCAGCGTCCGATTACCTCGGTGACGGCGGCGATGGCATCATGCAGGATGACCATGAACTCGTCCACTTGTTCCCTGGTGATGATCAGGGGCGGCGCCATGAGGATCATGTCCCCCGCGTCGCCATCCACCGAGCCGGTGCAGGAGTAGACGATCAAGCCCCGGCGGAAGGCCTCCTCTTCCACCATCCGGCTCAGGCCCAGGGCGGGGGGGAAGGGCTGCCTGCTCTGCTTGTCCTGCACCAGCTCCAGCCCCAGCATCAGCCCCTTGCCGCGCACGTCGCCGACGATGCTATGCTCCAAGAGGCCCTCGAGCTGGCCCAGGAAGTAGCCGCCCGTGTCCCTGGTTCGGGCCGGAAGATCGTGGTCCAGGAGATAGCGGAGCACAGCATTGCTGGCGGCGCAGGAGATGGGGTTGGCATTGAGGGTGTGGCCGGCGCGAAAGACGGAGGCGTTGTCCTGCAGGGGCTGCCACACACTGTTCCGAGCGATCACCGCCGCGATGGGGGCATAGCCGGAGGAGATGCCCTTAGCGGTGGCGATGATGTCGGGGGTGACGCCCCAGTGGTCCAGCCCGAACATGGTGCCGGTACGGCCCCACCCGGTCATCACCTCGTCGGCGATGAGCAGGACCCCGTAGCGATCGCAGATCTCCCGTACCACCTGGAAGTAGCCAGGCGGCGCCGGAACCGCTCCCAGGGCGGCACCCACCACCGGCTCGGCGATGAAGGCGGCCACGTTCTCGGGGCCCTGCTGTCGTATCTCCTTTTCCAAGGCGCGGGCACAGAGGAGACCGCACTCGGGATGCGTCTTCTCGTACGGGCACCGATAGCAGTAAGCGGGGGGGATGTGGGGCATGTGGACGAACATGGGGGAGAACATGCGGCGGCGTGTGGTCAGCCCCGAGAAACCGGCTACGGCGATGTTGTTGCCGTGGAAGGACTGCCAGCGGCTGATGACCAGGTACCGTGAGGGCTCGCCCCGCTCGACGAAGTGCTGGCGGGCGAGGCGGACGGCATCGTCCACGGCGTCGGTGCCGGTGCAAGTCAGCCACACCTTGCAGGCGTTCCTCATCTCCCCGGGGGCCAGGTCCGCTATCAGGTCGCTCAGGGCCAGAGCCTGGTCGTTGGAGAACACGTGAGCGGGATAGAACCAGAACCGCTCCGCCTGCCTGGCCACGGCCTCCCAGACCTCGCGGACACCGTGGCCCACGCTGACCACCACCGAGGAGCCCCCGGAGCCATCAATGTACCGGCGGCCATCCTCGTCGTAGACGTATATGCCCTCGGCCCGCGCCACCTTGGGGAACTGCCGTCTCCAATCGCGGTGGACCAGCACCTCGTTGGGTTCGTGCATTAAGGGAAACCTCCGCTAAGGGATCGCTGTCTGTGTGCCCAGTCCGGGGATGAGGGCCCCGCGTCCGCCCTACATCCTCTCCTTCCGCTCCTGAGCCTTCCTTACGCCTTCTTGAGCCAGGCGCTCGATTTCGGCCGCCTGCTCGTGTGTAACCGCCCAGGGCTTCTCCTCCGCCAGCAGGGCGCGGGCGCGCTCGTTGGCGGCCTGGCGCATGTCCTTGCCGCCGGCAGCCTGCCACGTGTCCCAGGTGTTGCGGTCGGTGATGTGAGGCACCCAGCGGTCCTGGCGGTAGAAGTCGCGCGTCTCACGCTGAGTGAGGAAGTGGCCCCCCAGAGGCCCCACCCGGGCCAGCAGGTCCACGCTCAGGGTATAGTCGTTGACCTCGAAGCCGCGAGCGATGCGGAAGGCGGCGGCGATGATCTCCTCGTCTATCACCACCTGTTCGTAGCTGGCCAGGAGCATCTGCTCCATCATGCCGTAGGAGAGGTGCACGAAGTTGGTGCCGGCCAGAATGTTCGTTAGCACCTGAAGAGCCCGCTCGTACCCGGCCTGAGCGTCGGGCAGCTTGGCATCAATGCCGGTGCCACCCTGGTAGGGCAGCCCGAACCGCCTGGCCACCTGAGCGGTGGCGGCGTGGATGAGTGTGGTCTCCGGGGCGGCGCCGGAGTAGGCGCCGTTGGCCATGTCTATGATGCCGGAAGCGATGGAGAAGATGCAGGGCGTGCCCGGATTCACCAACTGGGCCAGAACCACACCGGCGAGCACGTTGGCTCCCTGCTCCACCAGGGTGCCGGCGATGGGCGCGGGAGTGGTAGCCCCGCACAGGGCATCCACCTCGATGTAGAGGGGGATGCCGTGCCGGGCCGACTCCATCAGCACTTCGGAGTTCTGTTTCTCGTGCTTGCAGGGGCTGACCATGCAGACCACTTCGGTGAAGGTGGGGCGGCGAAGGGCCTCCTCCTCGCTGCCCTGAAAGACAGCCGCCATCCGGACCTGGTCGCGCACGGACTCCGCACTCTGGGCCTGGGAGTAGTA
Protein-coding regions in this window:
- a CDS encoding PAS domain-containing protein, whose amino-acid sequence is MRANAALPSIVPRVILRLGLVIAIQIVVVGLLALAAPRTLASLGHYVVGTPSRALTAAVEHRGRDRAEMARLLATALVDEEGLRAASAASPVALLALRQGDATPTVWADWPSGWPEVVPSAVRQWLADRSGDSEPLWCTVYHSGRLFIVGAASWGAEGDWLVVVADETEDLGEVAARVAGARAFSVVAAAGWEPEGTVSLAEITSGLVHVVLPVPGSVGDPGLLSFDLPTGGIGAPLRAGAIILLASVLLVAGAQTLAFTSTYVQLMQPFREVLRALDAYATTGRWEPPRGEFQEQQMAVMAISRAVEARERAEKEARARLEELRAFVDALPAPAGVKDADLRYRLVNAALTRLIGCRPEELIGKTDDEILPEDLARVCTDHDRQTIESGQTLQFEEFAELEGQRHVFRIVKAPLRDSEGTVSGLVSVGVDITREREIQARLAEAQKAQMMGRLAGGVAHIFNNILTAIIGSSELALLELGAGHPARPDIEEVKAAANRGARVSRQLLFLGRGHPGGEGPTRVHEVLDDLLPVLKEMAGTQVELETAVAPELPPALVGAGELKQVLLNLVLNATEAMPDGGRLLIEGCVCQPPAEAVRIEPALSQGAVVVLRVADTGTGIGPGVREHVFEPFFTTKGAAGGRGLGLAVVQSIVRSYRGAVLFRSEEGRGTCFEVYLRSQAEPEVRTDRGAATGTGVPQGHEVILLAEDEPSVRQLTEKMLASQGYTLWTATRGDEALELVESRGQPPDLLLTDVVMPGMSGVELALALRDRYPGMRVLLMSGYASGHDGEDLQGFPLLWKPFTLDSLTQRVRSLLDS
- a CDS encoding MBL fold metallo-hydrolase; this translates as MVEGLLPEIHWLGHATFRIEIDHKVLYFDPWEIKPGAPKADLILITHAHHDHCSAEDVERVAKPDTIVVAPRPCLDKLGRDPERVRAVKVGDRLTVLGLEVQVVAAYNVGKSFHPESPDSVGYIVTLDGVRVYHAGDTDLIPEMAGLAVDVALLPIGGTYTMNVQEAAAAVHRLKPRIVVPMHYGRVVGELDDAHRFAELVEDAEVAVLPEED
- a CDS encoding YjbQ family protein, whose translation is MRIIEVETTARSQLVDVTRQVAEVLAEEGSERDGVCHVFVLHTTAGITVNENADPSVGRDLLAHLDRLVPWDGRYAHSEGNSAAHIKASLLGSSVSVPVRGGRLVLGTWQGIFLAEFDGPRRRRLGIQLVQGSP
- a CDS encoding TIGR03960 family B12-binding radical SAM protein; amino-acid sequence: MSAVLSREVLDRMLAGVEKPARYTGAEWNSVVKPWEGARVRMVLAFPDVYEIGMSNLGLMVLYDLVNAREDMLAERTYAPWPDMAAAMRAQGVPLYSLESRRPLTDFDVVGFSLGYELNFTTVLEMLDLAGLPLLASERDDTMPLVIAGGSACYNPEPMADFFDLVVIGDGEEALLELGELYRDFGRSPVAEPGSRAHRARFLRAAATLAGVYVPELYRPRYDETGCYQGLEAVAPEAPDRVTARVVRPLPPPPTRPVVPYLETVHDRAMVEVRRGCGRGCRFCQAGIIYRPVRERPVAEVEEAAARIIASTGYDELGLLSLSTCDYRPIEQLLERLIARFGEEVAISLPSLRLDSFSVKLADMVQRRRRTGLTFAPEAGTQRLRDVINKNVTEDNLREAAEAAFSHGWQRIKLYFMVGLPTETDEDVEGIARLAREVLAIGRRHHGRRARVSVSVSTFIPKPHTPFQWAPLVSDDDLERRQGILRRGMRGQGLELAWHDVRATYVEALLARGDRRLGPVIRRAWELGARFDPWEEHFRPEAWRRALKETGVDGDRFARNGYDMGQALPWDHVDTGVRRSFLERECRRALGAERTPDCFEACSACGVSGRYGVACWE
- a CDS encoding DUF2344 domain-containing protein, with the translated sequence MEDRHRYEIRFGRGHAIRFISHLDLMRVWERMFRRARLPIAYSQGFNPRPLITFAAPLPVGVLSRGDLLEAALGGLVPEETVLQALRAQAVPGLEVEEVTAVPGRRRSLPARMREARYEIELEEATEGTVRGAIAALLAAPSIPVRTDRGDRVREYDLRPLVLELEYRGEPDPCLLARLRHDPQGTGRPDDLLRALGYDPAAARITRTELVLAPAEER
- a CDS encoding Asp/Glu/hydantoin racemase; this translates as MAKTLAMIHTVAGIVPSFAALAGELLPHISVFHLVDEGLLSRIIAEGRVTSTMCLRVVELAANAQADGANAILLTCSAMSPAVDLAAPLLDIPMLKVDEPMVDRALQVGSRIGVFATVAATLQSVGDLVRQRAQALGRPVKVVASLQADAMAAAREGRQDEHDRAVRAAVARLAAQSDVIVMAQASAAQALLAEDLRALPVPVLTSPRLALSRVRQLLTGEPGEPD
- a CDS encoding L-fucose/L-arabinose isomerase family protein, with amino-acid sequence MRVGIVTVSDGRERVHQGLLPVIAAHVQRLAAFLTSECGAEVLRSEPIHSPEEARAVAAELRAQRAQALTVCQPVFGFPHNAVSLVRDLGLPTLLFAPWEPEYPALVGLLTIGGGLTQIGVPHGRIWGKLEDPEVQRRILAFCRGAGAVTALRGRVVGQLGGRSMGLYTTAADGAAWQSQFGVDLDHADQIEIVRRARLVPDEAVKAGLDWLHAHVQILHDGKQLTPGKLATQVRHYLATKQIVRELGWDAVALKCHYEMSEFQVTQCLTAALMNDPYDWEGEKEPIPTSCEADADGALTMLVMKLVSSLPTALLDLRFYDASRAVYVLSNCGAAPTCFACTGGSMEACLGRTAFTPCTAKYLGGGAHVCLVFDSGPVTLARLTRDPQGYRMLIAGGEAMNLPLGEVEGSSTVWPHAFLQLSVEPQDLLPVLHANHVHLVRGDLRVELEEFSRFSGIRATVL
- a CDS encoding aminotransferase class III-fold pyridoxal phosphate-dependent enzyme; the encoded protein is MHEPNEVLVHRDWRRQFPKVARAEGIYVYDEDGRRYIDGSGGSSVVVSVGHGVREVWEAVARQAERFWFYPAHVFSNDQALALSDLIADLAPGEMRNACKVWLTCTGTDAVDDAVRLARQHFVERGEPSRYLVISRWQSFHGNNIAVAGFSGLTTRRRMFSPMFVHMPHIPPAYCYRCPYEKTHPECGLLCARALEKEIRQQGPENVAAFIAEPVVGAALGAVPAPPGYFQVVREICDRYGVLLIADEVMTGWGRTGTMFGLDHWGVTPDIIATAKGISSGYAPIAAVIARNSVWQPLQDNASVFRAGHTLNANPISCAASNAVLRYLLDHDLPARTRDTGGYFLGQLEGLLEHSIVGDVRGKGLMLGLELVQDKQSRQPFPPALGLSRMVEEEAFRRGLIVYSCTGSVDGDAGDMILMAPPLIITREQVDEFMVILHDAIAAVTEVIGR